A genomic stretch from Helianthus annuus cultivar XRQ/B chromosome 1, HanXRQr2.0-SUNRISE, whole genome shotgun sequence includes:
- the LOC110941426 gene encoding uncharacterized protein LOC110941426, with protein sequence MQIMKKTGSRSDVSRRAWRLLRLALLWVRKGGVFVLKKRLMLDLSHYVKSLGQSKKGNGALQYGDRQLSFDATPMIHVRMHRPNSMRFRLPHIPCINPHVECSDHLFDFDDESEGYSCCEARKSFLIGNGEEYDEEDDDDEYDQITSEEQTMGIDLRAEEFIANFYEQLKLQRQHTTRRRRD encoded by the coding sequence ATGCAGATCATGAAAAAAACAGGATCGAGATCGGATGTGAGCCGTAGAGCTTGGCGGTTACTTCGGTTAGCGTTGTTATGGGTTAGAAAGGGTGGAGTATTTGTGCTCAAGAAAAGGCTTATGCTTGACTTGTCACACTATGTCAAGAGTCTTGGTCAGTCCAAAAAGGGGAATGGTGCATTGCAATATGGTGACCGGCAGCTATCGTTTGACGCGACGCCTATGATTCATGTTAGGATGCACCGACCGAATTCTATGAGGTTTAGGTTGCCTCACATTCCTTGTATTAATCCGCACGTTGAGTGTTCTGATCATTTGTTTGATTTTGATGATGAGAGTGAGGGGTACTCGTGTTGTGAAGCGAGAAAGAGTTTCTTGATTGGGAATGGCGAAGAAtacgatgaagaagatgatgacgACGAATATGATCAGATTACGAGTGAGGAACAAACAATGGGGATTGATCTTAGGGCTGAAGAGTTTATAGCTAACTTCTATGAGCAGCTTAAGCTTCAAAGGCAACATACCACTAGAAGAAGACGCGACTAG
- the LOC110941416 gene encoding uncharacterized protein LOC110941416, translating to MQIMKKTGSRSDVSRRAWRLLRLALLWVRKGGVFVLKKRLMLDLSHYVKSLGQSKKGNGALQYGDRQLSFDATPMIHVRMHRPNSMRFRLPHIPCINPHVECSDHLFDFDDESEGYSCCEARKSFLIGNGEEYDEEDDDDEYDQITSEEQTIGIDLRAEEFIANFYEQLKLQRQHTTRRRRD from the coding sequence ATGCAGATCATGAAAAAAACAGGATCGAGATCGGATGTGAGCCGTAGAGCGTGGCGGTTACTTCGGTTAGCGTTGTTATGGGTTAGAAAGGGTGGAGTATTTGTGCTCAAGAAAAGGCTTATGCTTGACTTGTCACACTATGTCAAGAGTCTTGGACAGTCTAAAAAAGGGAATGGTGCATTGCAATATGGTGACCGGCAGCTATCGTTTGACGCGACGCCTATGATTCATGTTAGGATGCACCGACCGAATTCTATGAGGTTTAGGTTGCCTCACATTCCTTGTATTAATCCGCACGTTGAGTGTTCTGATCATTTGTTTGATTTTGATGATGAGAGCGAGGGGTACTCGTGTTGTGAAGCGAGAAAGAGTTTCTTGATTGGGAATGGTGAAGAAtacgatgaagaagatgatgacgACGAATATGATCAGATTACGAGTGAGGAACAAACAATAGGGATTGATCTTAGGGCTGAAGAGTTTATAGCTAACTTCTATGAGCAGCTTAAGCTTCAAAGGCAACATACCACTAGAAGAAGACGCGACTAG